TAATTCCCGGTGATCTAATTGTCACTATTCTGCTGATGCTGCAGGCCGTCCAAGAATATGGCTTTGTGTATGATGGGGAAGTTTTTGTGACGAGAATGGATCCTCAGGCTTTTATTAGGTTGTCAATAGGCTCACTTGGACTAAGGATTCCTGGAACACCTTTCAAGTCTGAAAAATCTGGCATTCATGCATTATCTTCCCCGTATTCGTGTGAAATTCGCCTTCGAGGGTTCCCTATGCAGACAGCATCAATTCCCTTAGTTTCTTCCCCTGAAGCTACTACTACACCTGATTCTCTCAGCACGGCCTCGAGTTTTTATCTTGAAGAATCGGATATTAAAGCGCTGCTGGAACCTGGCTGTTTCTACAATCCTCATTCCTGTCTGGAGATTGCTATTTTCACAGGGAAGAAGGGATCCCACTGCGGTGTAGGGAACAAAAGGCAGCAAATTGGGACATATAAGCTGGAGGTTGGTCCCGAATGGGGCCAAGGAAAGCCAGTGGTTCTTTTCTGTGGATGGATAGCTATCGGCAAAAACAAGCACGAAAGCGGAAAATTGAGTGCAGAGCTTCATTTGAGAATAAGACTAGATCCCGATCCAAGATATGTTTTCCAGTTTGACGATGTGACAAAACTTAGTCCTCAGGTTGTTCAGCTTCAAGGCTCCAATAAACAGCCTATTTTCAGCTGCAAGTTCATCCGAGACAGGTGACGTGACGTCACTTATCTTTATAACTTATGTTAAATGTTTAAGACTTCTGCATGAAAACTATGTGAGGTTTGTATTGCTgagaaaagaaacaaatgtcGATGTAGGTTCTGATAGTTTAATGAATCTACAGGGTTCCCCAGGTGGATCCATTGAACACATACTGGTCAGGTGCTGCTAACAATCCTGATCTGGAAacagagagaagggagagaaaggGATGGAAGGTGACAATACATGATCTCTCTGGCTCGGCTGTTGCAGCAGCCTTTATAACAACTCCATTTGTTCCGGCAACAGGTTGTGATTGGGTTGCAAGGTCCAACCCAGGAGCTTGGTTGATTGTTAGTCCTGATCCTTGCAGGCCTGATAGCTGGCAGCCGTGGGGAAAACTTGAAGCATGGCGTGAGCGTGGCATCAGAGACTCTGTTTGCTGCCGATTTCGCCTTCTGTCAGAATGCCAGGAGGCCGTGGAGCTCTTCATGTCTGAAATCCGCATCAATGCTGAAAAGGGTGGGGAGTTTTTCATAGACACAGACAGACAGATGCGGGCAGTAGCAGCGGCAGCAGCATCCGCCAGTCCGATACCAAGCCCACAAAGCAGTGGAGACTTTGCAGGTTTATATCCATTTGTGGGTGGTTTCGTCATGAGCTGTAGAGTGCAAGGGGAAGGAAAAGCCAGCAAGCCATTGGTACAACTAGCCATGAGgcatgtgacatgtgtggaggaTGCCGCCATCTTCATGGCTCTTGCAGCTGCTGTCGATCTTAGCATTGAGGCATGTAGGCCCTTCCGTCGGAAGTTCAGGAAAACCTCCTGCCCTTCTATATGAAAAGGTAAGAAAATTTGAGGAAGAAAAGGGCGGAGGTGATTCCGTGCGCTGAAAAAAACCGTAGTTTCTCTTGATTGATGTAACATCTTTGCATTGTGTACAGGAAACTCTTATTTAGAACTCTCAAAGATTGTTTAACTACTCATTCATGGTAGCAGTAAGCCGAAACAACGTCATTATACATCCCCATTGGGCAGTACCTACTATTTTGTCATGGGTGACGGAATGAGGATagttttttgggaaaacatCACTTTCGGGGTTGCTCCTGATAAGAACGATTTTATCTATCACCGATTGCCGGTTGTATGCAACCAGTTACACGTAAAAATTTCTCATGATAAGCTAATATTCAACGAGCAACAAAACGATGTTACTTAAAAGAAAGGGAAGTAGAAACAAGTACAACTAGGTTGGTTTCTTTTGATTCTACGTCGTTTTCATGCGTTACGGACTTAATTGGGAACAGATGGATCCAGCAGGAAGGAAAAGGACAGAATATATAGCATCTCTACTCCATCTCTCCTACCAAGAAATATATTTTGTATCTCTGCTCTTGTTTTTCCATTCAATATAGAGTCAGGGTCTGGAATAACACAGTACCAAACAAACCGAAATTCAAAAGACCGTGGAGGGCAAAAGAAAGAGAAGCAGCACGCAATTTCAATTCATATACAGGCAAGAGAATACGGCTCCTTAGAAAACAATGTGAAGACAACACACTCTGTCCATCGTTTGAAACGGAACAAAAGACGAAGGTGAAAACCACCCTGATGTTAGTAACGTTACTAAGCTATGACATTAGGCTTCTGTTGTCTGGAACAGTGCGTCAACTTCTCCAATAACAGTTCGAGCTTCTTCAATTTCAGGGCCTTCCTTCTGGTTCAACTCTTCTTCTACTTCAGCCTAAAAGTAATTATCTTCCTTAGTGAATTGGGGCCAAATGAGTTGGTACTTCAAACTAAGGTTTACCAAGACTTTTACATACCAAAATTCCTTTCAGGTCAGCTAATGAGGCCTCCAAGCGTTTCCGACAGTCTGGAATCATCATCCTTGATTCAGCTAGCACATTTTCCTGTAAGGGAACCAAGATGACAAGACAGGAATTTTATTTGGAAGGGATAGGCATATATCCATTGATCTTTTCGTTTCTTCAGTTGACTTCTCAATGAAGTAGCTTAACAAAGAATATACGAGAACTTCTCCAAGCACTCAGAAGCAAGATTGGGTCAATGGCCTTTAGTTTGAACATTATCTGATGGGAAAAAATACTCCCTGACCTATACCTATTAAAATTAATGGATCTCCAAAAGAACATAGACAGTTGATAAACTAAGTTATGAAGTATATATTGTGGGGTTATGTAATCTTAACCCTTTTCTtctgtgaattttttttgtaaattaccATAATTTCTACAAACAAGCAAGCAAGCAAACGCATCTGAACATTTATGTGTACATGCAGATTGCACAATGCACTGATTCAAGTCAATCTGCATCTTATTAATCGCCTCAAAAGTGTCCCAAAGATTGAATCAGAGGGTAAAATGAtccattaaaatttcaaatacgtCATCTGCTAACAGGAATTTGGCCCCAAATCTTACTAATGGTATGCTAATAactattattgaaaaaataagaaAGCAAAAATGTGGGACTTATTTTTCTACTAGCATGGTATTGGCTGTCCAAATTTGTTAACGGGGAAAAGTATATAAATCCCTTTCTAAAAACTACGAAGTTTAACAATAGAATGATAACAAACAAGTAGAACAAGTTAATTGATGCCGAAtatattcaaaagaaaaaggtcAACCTAACTTCAGAAATCTTAACAAAGTCCTATAAAAAATGTCTAGTAACATATTCCCACCACAGAGAATGATATATATCTAAAATGCATAAATTTCCAAACAACAGATGATAACTGACTCACATATCACAAACATAAAATATGACAGTGTGCCACAAATCAAGACAGCTAAGAACCATGTAAGGAGTTCAGAAACTCATAAGTGAGcaaatttgttgttgtcaactAACCAAATGTCTGCAACAAATGCAAGACAATATAAATTTAAAGATGATGACAACTTAATGGTGCCAGCTGCTGAATGATGCACGTCTCGATCATACCTGCTGCTTCAGGTCATACGGATCAGCTCCTTTCTCCTTCATGTCTGCTGTTTTGGCAGCTTCTCTCTCAACCTCTTTCTCATAGGAATGAAGCTCCTTAACTAGGCGTTTACAAGTACCAGTCTTGACTTTCAGATTTCTTAGGGTTGCCATTGGTGTCCTATCAAAAGAATCATTTTCTTCATAAATGCAAAGTACGAAACCCATGATCTAAAATATCGCATCTGAGCTTTATATTCAATCAATCTATAATATGCTATATATTATAATTCAATAACAGAATCGTGTaattaaactaaaatttatAAGCTATATATGGCAGATTCACTACGCCCTCATCTTCTGTACCAGATCCCATTTACAGGAAGTGTTTTTCTAACTGATTGAACAAAAGCGGGAAAGGGGTCGGTGCAGTTTGAGATCATTCTTGTTTCCTGAGACATTTTGATATAAATGATTTCAAGAACTGGCGGAGGCAGGAATATATCTTAAGGGGCACGAACTATTATATATCAGTAACAGTACCAAATAGCAACACTAACATATTATGATATAAACCCCAGAATTCAAATGTTGATTAACAATATTTCTTTCATAGTTTAATATTCCTTCAAAATTGAACAAACTCCTTCACTCAACGGGCAGAACGACGGccaaaacaaatgcccacttcCATCATTTCATGGTAGTGCTTCACAAGGAAACCCCACCAAGGATTCATCCGTCAGTGGAGCTATTTGCCTCACTGATCAAAATTTCAACGAAAAATAGCACACAAACTGCATAAACTAAGCAAAACGTAGGCTCAAGTGCACAATATTCTAGTTTAAAGATAGGAAAATATACAGATCCACCAGTGGGAAGCGTTCAGTAAAGCGAACATTGCTCTTATATTTGGGGGATGTCTTTTAGAACCcttcagagagaaagagagagagagagagagagagagagagtacctggGCGTACAAGAGAGGAGTAGCAAACTGGAGCAGAAGATTGTGGAAGATTAAAAATACACGCGATGAAGTGAACAAGGTGAGGGAGAGGGGGTGTCTTTGGTCGGTTTATGGTGCGGGAATCTGAGTTCGATTGGAGTCGGGGGAATCTTGGCCCGGCGGATTTGCTGTCTCAAACCTATTGTCTCCTTCATACTAGTTTTCATTCCAAATTGAGTCACTGTCGAGTTCAATACTAATTGTTTTCCCATTCTTTATCTTAGtgtaaaattacaaaagaaatcaTGGATGAAGCGTgagtggaagaaaaagaaaaggagaaaaaagtaaaaataagagTATGATCCCTTAACTTCATCCCAATTGTACCTTAATTGAAAATCTATGAGTATTGATCTCTAAAATTTTTCTCAATATGAAACATAGTCCTTTTGAGGCTTTGAGAGACACCTTGAGAAATTTCAACTAAAATAGAGTATAAAAGGACATAAAATGGCAGAAGTTAAAAGACCGTTGCTCCAGATAACAAGTTCATGACCACTATTCAAAGGTTTTTAGTTCAccatccacagcaccaattgGCCTAAAATTCAAGGCATTGCTCTAATTTTGTACATTTTTCCTTGTATATTTCTTATACATCTCTCCTAGTTGCCATCTCTTTCGCTAGCTCTTCTACATCTACCAATTCGGTCATGCAATTCTTCTTCAAAACATAATGAAAAGTTCTAACCGAACTTATAGACTTTACggcaatgttctaaaaatcagcctaggcggccgcctaggtgCTGGGCGTGGGTGTGCCGATGCGATTAGGTCCGAATCGTTAAGAAAAATTGGGGAGCTgttaggcgcccgcctaggcgCTCTTAGGCTGCTTGGGCAGCCTAGGCGGCAGTCTAGGCAGAGTGAAATGGTTTCCTAGGAAGAAATTCCAAATAGATACCCAGAATCGCAAAAGCTTTCCCGCCGCTTTGACTCCCTTTCTCTGTACACCACGACTTTCTTAGATAGCGTGATTCCCTCTCTTTGAAATCCATCGAAGGAGAGGAACTTACAACGcaaaacagaagaagaagaagaagacggctTGGGCAGCCTAGGCGGCAGTCTAGGCAGAGTGAAATGGTTTCCTGGGAAGAAATTCCAAATAGATACCCAGATTCGCAAAAGCTTTCTCGCCGCTTTGACTCCCTTTCTCTGTGCACCACGACTTTCTTAGCTAGCGTGATTCCCTCTCTTTGAAATCCATCGAAGGAGAGGAACTTACAACGCAAaacagaagaagagagaagaagaagaagaagaagaagaagaagaagaaaaggaaagaataaaaaagaataaaagtttCCGGTTTTCAAGACGTCAAAATGGTCTCCTTCATTTGGGAGCCTCTTGGCTAATGTGAGAGATGGGGACTAGGGGTGGAGGGGAGGGGTCAGACCACACATGTGGTGCTTTATGAAATGGGGAAGGATGCATGCACCTCTTCAAAATTTTCTCTTTATTATGAACCACCAAATCAACTATGTGGGAGttttaactttatttttttttaaattagatatAATCATTCAAAATGTCTCAAGTTATATgacatatatgcttaatgtgttttaaaattttggacttgttagatactctttttgcattttatcattcttttattatcttattcatggatttcatacaaatataatttttttgtaagtgtcaatatacacttatttacaagatatacaagaaatttacataAATTCGTCTAGGCACTTGTCTAGatcccgcctagccgcctaggcactaggcgcCAGCCCTCTACCCAACTAGCACCTAGAATTTTTTAGAATCTTGCTCTACAATTGATGTAGTACTTCTGAAGTTGAAGAAGTGCTTCTTGTTTTGCATTCATCAAATTCATACAAGGTATACATTGAGCAAACTGCACCTCACTACCTCAATCTGCTAGTGAATCACTTAAAGTTAACTTAGTTATTACCCCTAAAAAAATAACGCTAGGTAGACCAACTTTTTGGACCAAATTTATAAATCatgtgatgtgtcaccaataggaaataaccacgttaattaacacttaagtaataatctaatcatcaacaactgggtcatatgatttacaaaatttggtataAATAATTGGTCTCCCTCAtattatcttaaaaaaaaatattataattgaTTTGCCCCTAAAATTGGCATTTAGTCTTATTTCTGAACCTTTTGTCTCACTTTGCCCcttgaaattttcatttttatctcATTTAGTCTCAGTGCACCACATTTTTGTCAGATAGACATTAAGCCAAAGGGTAGTATGGACATTTCATTTTTTCAACACAATTCTTTATCTCCAACCTACCTACTAAAGAAATCCCAATACCATATTTTACAACTCAAATTCAAACCCAAGAAATTTTCTCCATAATTTACATACCCAGGGACTTTCTCCAGGTTTGAGATGAATTGTCATCATCGCGAAGAAGATTAGCTATCAACTGAACTCAAGGACTGGATTTGCAGGCATGGGGCTTACCTCTAGTTCTATAAACATGAAATTCCCATGCTACCCTTTAATTTACTATCTATTTAACGGAATGGATGAAGAAGTGGATTGAGACTAAATAAGACGAAAATGGCAACTTAAGGAGTAGAGTGAGACAAAACCAATTTCAAGAGCAAATCAAttaataagaagaaacaaaaacttAATAATCATTAAAGAACTACCATTTATGTGCTACCGGAAGTGGATCTATTAAGGGATATGGGTGGTACCCGGACTACCTAAAAGCCCGGATAAGTAGTTGTGAGGATCTCTGAGGACCACCCAAGTTTGGGCATTTGGTGGAGGAGAAGATGAGGGGAGGGGGTGGGGTGTAGTGTTTTGGGTCTTCTGACATTTTGCAAACcataaggaggaagaaaaagaagactaGGTTTTTTTAAATGACTTGGCCAAAACGGCGTTGTTCCAAGCCAAGTCATTTAAGTAAAACAGTGAGATTGATAGGTGGTTTGAAGACACCCTCCTATCCTAAgccggatttttttttttaatacatcaatatatatttacactaaaggaAGGGGGAGTTCGACTAAGCTATACAATGAGCAACctaatttgttctttttttaaatacattgatatattttacactaaaggAAGGAGGAGTTCAACTAACCCACACAAtggcaacctaatttggcatCGAATTTGCTATCTACAAGATTCGAatttaagacatctcacttctAAGTGacaaggaatatcactagaccgtagtactgacaGACTCCTAAGCCCCATTCTTTGATATATAGTTTTCACCATTTTctattataaaaacaaaaaggatTCAACTTTCAAGGGGAGAACttttccaattccaattccaacTCCCTAATTGGCTAATCATATTCCCCAATCCCCACCCCACCCAACCAAAGACTACCACCATCGGTTACTCTCCAGTCTTCACAGACCACCATCAGGCCCATCACAAGGTCCACACCAGCACCTGTCTGTCTCTTGTCTCCTCTCCACGACCAAGTCCCCGGACCACCAGTCTGCTGTTTATTCTCCACCACCACTCAACCCCTCATTAttaaatttaagtaaattttatgttttagccAAAATTAATCGAATGTTAAGTTCAATAGATTATAGTTATTGTTAATTTGTTATGATTTTTTTCATATTGTTTGGATCATGAAGTTGTTTgttcatttatattttttaagtttcatgaattgatatgattttttgttttgattaattGATATGTGTAGAATTTAGAAGCATAAAACGATAAAATGAAACCTCGTCGTAGACAAATTAGTCTTTGTAGTTTGTAATATTATTTATACAAAGATTATGAAAGAAAAGTTGTAgtttattgtttaattttttcaatgttATTTTTATCTAAAATTTTTTGAAGCTTTTATGAGGGCGAGCCTTGCGCAAAGGAAATGTTGCTATTTTTTTAGAGGTCTTAGGCTCAAATTTCGTAGATGACGAGTTTGAAATAAATTTATTCCCACACCGCTTAGTGTAGATATATTGTTACTAAACTATTCCATATTAGCTTCTTGTCATTTAGTACTatagttaagtaaattcctcttcacttgtaatgagaggtcttagattcgaattTCGTGAATAGCGAGTTCATACTCCCTCACGCAGCTTAGTTTATGTTGTAACTACACAGATGGCTTCCAAGTAGTATCTAGGTGAAAGAATTTTGTATGCATTCATAactaaagtaaaacaaaatagTTACCTCTTTTCTTGGTGAGTAGAAAAAACAAGTACCTTGTAAGTACACAATACATTATGAGAAACTGCATGTCGCAGATCCTCTACAAATTTAGCAGTAGGAAATCGTTTATACACGATACACATACATCACAATATAATCAACCAAACTGAGAAGCAACTCAAATCTGTCAAGTTAGTGGTTATGGACATCAAGTTCGATAGGTCATTGGTTTATTCAGTTTCATGTACTAATTACATTGGAGAGGAACATCCTTAAACGCTGCAGTCGTCCTCCAATTTGCTGCAGTTGTCCTTTAATCAGATTTCTAAATGTTTGGGAAAAGATTAAGAATACGAAGAGTGCAACAGCGGACGAAACCCCGCTGACAAGGAATAAACCAAGAAAGTCGTGGAGGCCAAGAGTATTGGAGGGACTACTCATATTATTATCCTCCATACTATCGTCCGGCATAAGACTTGTTTTTCTATGAAACCAGGTCTTTTCCAGGTCTAAAAGCTGTCCTTCTTCTCTCATATGTCGTATTTGTGTCGATAAGTCCTCGACCAATTTCGAACCTTTAGGGAAAGCCTGAAGATGAACGATGTATGAACAACTTATTATAAGCttatacaagtataattttttttcttgttggtTACAAATTCTTGTTTGTAATTTAAAGTTGTTAATTATATAGAGTTTTATATTCCGGAACGCATGTAACAAATGGGATAGATCACTTACAAAGGCTAAACCATTGGTGATAGACTTGGTTTTAATGATGGAGTAGTCGGAAGAATACTTTGCACGGAAGATATTGATATATGGAAGCTCATCAATTATCGCCGAAACACCGCCATGCTTGCTTTCTTTTGATAAAGCATCAGCATATTCTTCAGCTGAACGATATGGCTTCATCCCTTTGAAATTCAAGTTCACTATCACTCCCAATGAACCTGATTGGTAACCTATATAGTTTCCAATTGAGTCCATTTGTATCTGTTTAACTGTCATCATTGATGCTAAAGTAGCGGTGTAATTGGATGTCAATATCAGCACCACAAACATCCATATTATCACTACAAACTTTGCCAAGTTGCTAAGTATCCTCTCCCCTACAGGAGTTAACAAATAAAGATCTTAAACATTTTTATGAGTTGAGCATTTCGCCAGTAGCTGAAATAAAAGTAGGAATAACATGAACTAGATAAGCGATGAGATATATAGGGCACTTACTATGAGCAAACACAAGGGTTGAGAAGGAGAACCATAATATTGTTCCGATTTGCTGCAAAGGTGTGCCTTGAAATTCTTGGTTGACAGGACTCTCAATTACCCACACAATGAAACCCGTAAGGATAAAGAAACACGCACTCGTTATCCAAAGATATGCTGAAAGAGGTTTCAAGAAAATCCACATGTCCTTTTGATTTGGGACTAGCATTCCCACACCTAAGTCAGTATATGGCATTGTAAAATCAACATATTGAGATCTGTTCGATGTGATCGTTATATCTCCCACAACAGCATCGTAATTCTAGTGTATCATGTCCCCAACATGTGACAAGGAAGCCCAAGaattaaataagaaattcaGATAAGATACTGAAAGATAGATTAGGTAAAACAGAAAAATCATTACTTAATTGACCATACCTTGAGATAAACCTGGTAAACAAGATCACTGTAAGTCCCCGCCATAACTCCATTTTCATTCTCAAATGGAAAAAACTCATAATGTACTTTATACGGCAACGCACTGATTGCAATTTTGAACACATCGATACTGAACCCAGTGACATTTGTTCTATTGGTTTGAAGATCATGCTCCACACGCACAAGTTCCTTGAACCCAACTCTCACTGGAACACCAATTCTCAATTTTATTTCACTACTCAATTGCCTTTTAGATCCTCCTGGCCATCTAATTGTTTTCAAGTGGTTGCTTAAAAGAAGATTTCTGCCATTGTTAAGTATGTGTGACTGAGCTTTCTCGGTCTTTTCttcaaaaaaccaaaatccGACCCTTCTTGCCTCTTTTCCTATCACATTTACTATCTCTAATGTACCCGAAATCAGTTTCCCCTTTGGAAATTGAATTTCACCACTTAAACCCTTAAACCTCCTCTGCAATATTTCTCTTAGTAGCACAACTCCATGTTTGGATCTACTAGAATTTTTAGTACTTGCTTTTTCAATTGCTTCAGCTAGAGCCCAAGTTGCATCGTACACCCAGATTTTGTCTGCACTTAACTCACTTACTTTCATATTGGGATCCTTCATGTAAAGTTTGTTCCTCACTTTTGAAGTAAGATTTTGCAGCCTAGTTGATACTGGAATATAAGACTTCAAACCTACCACTCCTTGCATTGATTCAATCACTTTAGAATCCATGAAATGCAAGAAATTCATGCTAGCTGATGTCAGAATCCAAGTATAGCCTTCACTCATCATTCCTAACTTATTTACATTTGAGAAAAGGCGAGGCACAAGCAAGTGTGAAATGTGCACAACAAATACCTTTGTCTTCAATTTCATTAGCGTTTGGAGTTCTTCAAATATTTGTTCATTTGTTGAGGATATAGCAATACAGCTTTTATGTGCTATATACACATTTTTCTGTTGAAAGAAACTTGCCAAAGTTGGAATCATGTCATTCCCGTACTCTGTGTTGTCATACAGAAGTATGACATCCTTCCATTTAAAAACTTCAATGATGGCATTGATCCCCATAACTTGAGAAGTTTCATCTTGTGCGATCCCGACAGAGAAGGCATATCTATCGTCATTTAGAGGAAGAGGAGAGCTAGGTTCCGAAAAGGACAATATGGGCACTTTAGCTGCTTCCCCCAAATTTGCCAAAAGATTTGCTTCCACTCTTGTTTGTGCACCAATTATTGCTTCAACTTTTATATTTTCCAAAAGATGCAGAGCTGTGTTTGTGACAACTGAAAGTTAAATTAAATGTTGACTTTTGAAGTGTCTGATTTTGTATTATAGAAAAATCGTGATAAGAGCATACGCAGGTTATAAATATATAAGGGAGTTTGAGTGAGTTGCAAACTACACTCAACACTCAAGTTACCTATCCCAAATCTCCTTGAATCACGCTAAACAACCGGCATAAGGAACATAACTAAGC
This is a stretch of genomic DNA from Malus domestica chromosome 02, GDT2T_hap1. It encodes these proteins:
- the LOC103408006 gene encoding tubulin-folding cofactor A isoform X2 — protein: MATLRNLKVKTGTCKRLVKELHSYEKEVEREAAKTADMKEKGADPYDLKQQENVLAESRMMIPDCRKRLEASLADLKGILAEVEEELNQKEGPEIEEARTVIGEVDALFQTTEA
- the LOC103409869 gene encoding glutamate receptor 1.4-like; this encodes MGSMEGKIVRSCISAALSDFYHLHIDYSTRVVLHSRDSKGDPLHALSSALHLLENIKVEAIIGAQTRVEANLLANLGEAAKVPILSFSEPSSPLPLNDDRYAFSVGIAQDETSQVMGINAIIEVFKWKDVILLYDNTEYGNDMIPTLASFFQQKNVYIAHKSCIAISSTNEQIFEELQTLMKLKTKVFVVHISHLLVPRLFSNVNKLGMMSEGYTWILTSASMNFLHFMDSKVIESMQGVVGLKSYIPVSTRLQNLTSKVRNKLYMKDPNMKVSELSADKIWVYDATWALAEAIEKASTKNSSRSKHGVVLLREILQRRFKGLSGEIQFPKGKLISGTLEIVNVIGKEARRVGFWFFEEKTEKAQSHILNNGRNLLLSNHLKTIRWPGGSKRQLSSEIKLRIGVPVRVGFKELVRVEHDLQTNRTNVTGFSIDVFKIAISALPYKVHYEFFPFENENGVMAGTYSDLVYQVYLKNYDAVVGDITITSNRSQYVDFTMPYTDLGVGMLVPNQKDMWIFLKPLSAYLWITSACFFILTGFIVWVIESPVNQEFQGTPLQQIGTILWFSFSTLVFAHRERILSNLAKFVVIIWMFVVLILTSNYTATLASMMTVKQIQMDSIGNYIGYQSGSLGVIVNLNFKGMKPYRSAEEYADALSKESKHGGVSAIIDELPYINIFRAKYSSDYSIIKTKSITNGLAFAFPKGSKLVEDLSTQIRHMREEGQLLDLEKTWFHRKTSLMPDDSMEDNNMSSPSNTLGLHDFLGLFLVSGVSSAVALFVFLIFSQTFRNLIKGQLQQIGGRLQRLRMFLSNVIST
- the LOC103408006 gene encoding tubulin-folding cofactor A isoform X1: MGFVLCIYEENDSFDRTPMATLRNLKVKTGTCKRLVKELHSYEKEVEREAAKTADMKEKGADPYDLKQQENVLAESRMMIPDCRKRLEASLADLKGILAEVEEELNQKEGPEIEEARTVIGEVDALFQTTEA
- the LOC103407996 gene encoding uncharacterized protein, with the protein product MDPQAFIRLSIGSLGLRIPGTPFKSEKSGIHALSSPYSCEIRLRGFPMQTASIPLVSSPEATTTPDSLSTASSFYLEESDIKALLEPGCFYNPHSCLEIAIFTGKKGSHCGVGNKRQQIGTYKLEVGPEWGQGKPVVLFCGWIAIGKNKHESGKLSAELHLRIRLDPDPRYVFQFDDVTKLSPQVVQLQGSNKQPIFSCKFIRDRVPQVDPLNTYWSGAANNPDLETERRERKGWKVTIHDLSGSAVAAAFITTPFVPATGCDWVARSNPGAWLIVSPDPCRPDSWQPWGKLEAWRERGIRDSVCCRFRLLSECQEAVELFMSEIRINAEKGGEFFIDTDRQMRAVAAAAASASPIPSPQSSGDFAGLYPFVGGFVMSCRVQGEGKASKPLVQLAMRHVTCVEDAAIFMALAAAVDLSIEACRPFRRKFRKTSCPSI